A stretch of the Bacillus licheniformis DSM 13 = ATCC 14580 genome encodes the following:
- a CDS encoding GyrI-like domain-containing protein: MDYKIVEKEPFQVIGKALEVTVKDGQNKKDIPAFWNELNHNGFTDSLKPHIGPLGFLGVCMDFNDQPDTFNF, translated from the coding sequence ATGGATTACAAGATTGTTGAAAAAGAACCGTTTCAGGTGATCGGCAAAGCGTTGGAGGTTACGGTCAAGGATGGTCAAAACAAAAAGGATATTCCGGCTTTTTGGAACGAATTAAATCACAACGGCTTTACCGATTCTTTAAAACCGCACATCGGCCCGCTTGGCTTCCTTGGCGTCTGCATGGATTTTAACGATCAACCCGATACGTTCAATTTTTGA
- a CDS encoding GyrI-like domain-containing protein → MASAWILTINPIRSIFEKNTAYTPAGCVEKTIPAATWAVFEAIGPVNPAGQATWERIFSECFPATGYELANEPQFEAYPEDGDIMAQDHITEIWIPVVSRNNPELEKRMKRSSVFFQRHMYRLGSSDAPSCHCCF, encoded by the coding sequence TTGGCGTCTGCATGGATTTTAACGATCAACCCGATACGTTCAATTTTTGAAAAAAATACCGCTTACACGCCTGCCGGCTGTGTCGAAAAAACGATTCCCGCCGCAACTTGGGCCGTCTTTGAGGCCATCGGCCCCGTCAATCCGGCTGGTCAAGCCACATGGGAAAGGATCTTCTCAGAATGTTTTCCGGCGACTGGCTATGAACTGGCGAACGAGCCGCAATTTGAAGCCTATCCTGAGGACGGGGATATTATGGCGCAAGATCATATCACCGAAATTTGGATACCGGTGGTAAGCAGAAATAATCCTGAACTAGAAAAACGGATGAAACGCTCATCCGTTTTTTTTCAGCGACATATGTACAGGCTTGGCAGCTCTGATGCGCCTTCCTGCCATTGCTGCTTTTAA
- a CDS encoding ABC transporter ATP-binding protein: MGTIGINFKNIQHQYRTKDVLRGVSFHADPSSITFLAGENGAGKTTLIKVALGLISPKAGNALFDGQSVGEIREKISCVFDEPPVYPNESGLDNLKFLSGIHSLDRKWSQEVCAMLKLDEGLLKQKAKALSLGQRHRLAVAAALLRKPKYLFLDEPSIGLDPPSWQLVQIALKQMTARGCAILITGQNYDAIENLADNIAILQSGKIIFSGPIVKLVQAFPVYVRIVTDDHREIAVQFPEAEPDSSGIYRIVCESGEQARAVIDQVRRSTLNFQELSTEKASMGKMVTDIYKDGFQSEKRGLTYESVQN, from the coding sequence ATGGGTACAATAGGGATAAACTTTAAAAACATTCAACATCAATATCGTACCAAGGATGTGCTAAGGGGGGTGAGTTTCCATGCCGATCCCTCCTCCATCACGTTCTTGGCAGGCGAGAATGGAGCCGGAAAGACAACTTTGATAAAGGTTGCTCTCGGCTTAATCAGTCCGAAGGCAGGAAATGCGCTGTTCGACGGGCAAAGCGTCGGGGAAATCCGGGAGAAGATCAGCTGCGTGTTTGATGAGCCTCCTGTTTATCCTAATGAAAGTGGTCTTGACAATCTAAAGTTTTTATCAGGTATACACAGCCTTGATCGAAAGTGGAGTCAGGAGGTTTGTGCCATGCTCAAATTGGATGAGGGACTTTTAAAACAAAAAGCAAAAGCGCTATCACTGGGTCAAAGACACCGTTTAGCTGTAGCGGCCGCGTTATTGCGCAAACCTAAATATTTGTTTCTTGATGAGCCGTCAATCGGCCTCGACCCACCGTCATGGCAGCTGGTCCAAATCGCTTTAAAACAGATGACTGCCAGGGGATGTGCAATTTTGATTACGGGGCAAAATTATGACGCGATTGAAAATCTCGCTGACAATATAGCGATTTTGCAAAGTGGAAAAATTATCTTCTCCGGTCCTATTGTAAAACTTGTTCAAGCATTTCCCGTATATGTTCGAATTGTAACTGATGACCATCGGGAAATAGCTGTGCAGTTTCCAGAAGCTGAACCTGATTCTTCCGGAATATACCGCATCGTTTGCGAATCAGGTGAACAGGCCCGCGCCGTGATTGATCAGGTGAGGAGAAGCACCCTGAATTTTCAAGAGCTATCGACTGAAAAAGCGTCAATGGGGAAAATGGTGACAGATATTTACAAGGATGGATTTCAGTCGGAAAAGAGAGGGTTAACGTATGAATCCGTTCAAAATTGA
- a CDS encoding YczE/YyaS/YitT family protein, whose product MKRELVLRWLFYFVGLIVLSFGVSLTIEGKVLGIGPWDAFHYGLYMLLGLTVGQWAIIVGAVIVGLTSLFTKAWPKIGAVLNMLLIGIFIDFFTYILPDPETYISSTVVFVIGVIFIGYGVGIYVSADLGAGPRDSLMLLISEKTGWNVQWVRNGMELTILLIGWLLGGPIGIGTVLTAILTGLILRFSLPQSKQLLKAAMAGRRIRAAKPVHMSLKKNG is encoded by the coding sequence TTGAAGCGGGAACTTGTTTTGCGCTGGCTTTTTTATTTTGTCGGATTGATTGTTTTGTCTTTCGGGGTTTCTCTTACGATTGAAGGGAAAGTGCTCGGCATCGGTCCTTGGGATGCGTTTCACTACGGGCTGTATATGCTTTTGGGCCTTACGGTCGGCCAATGGGCGATTATTGTCGGGGCGGTCATCGTAGGTTTAACGTCCTTATTTACAAAAGCATGGCCGAAAATCGGCGCCGTGCTCAATATGCTGTTAATCGGTATTTTTATAGATTTCTTTACTTATATTCTTCCAGACCCGGAAACGTATATTTCAAGCACTGTCGTATTCGTGATCGGCGTTATTTTTATCGGTTACGGAGTCGGCATTTATGTATCGGCCGATCTCGGTGCGGGTCCGCGTGACTCCCTGATGCTTTTGATTTCCGAGAAAACGGGCTGGAACGTTCAGTGGGTCCGAAACGGAATGGAGCTGACGATTTTATTGATCGGCTGGCTGCTCGGCGGGCCGATCGGCATCGGTACTGTTTTAACCGCCATTTTAACCGGCCTGATTTTGCGGTTTTCTTTGCCGCAGTCCAAACAGCTTTTAAAAGCAGCAATGGCAGGAAGGCGCATCAGAGCTGCCAAGCCTGTACATATGTCGCTGAAAAAAAACGGATGA